Proteins found in one Microcella daejeonensis genomic segment:
- a CDS encoding EscU/YscU/HrcU family type III secretion system export apparatus switch protein, with translation MSDSQERTEKATPKKLRDATRKGRLGTSQDLASWLGIGAAGLVLPGIIEAATAEGTGQMLMIGTVVRDPDPEVALGALETALGGVLVVLAPLLVIVVITALAGSVVQGGMRLRPFTTKVEQFNLVSGVKRLFGLQAWWEGGKALMKTAVVAAVLTAVISGLLPFLASSASLPVGAVLETAVQGIASVLQAAVAAGLVLAVIDVLVVAKRNQKHTRMTRKELTDENKNTDGDPLIKAQRRARQLATSRNRMIAAVADADVVLVNPTHIAVALRYDASKGAPRVVAKGSGLIAARIREKGEQCGVPLVRDVPLARAVHAACEIGREIPAELYEAVARVLALVMAMRAAGSTPRGIIDGAVAPGRRSR, from the coding sequence GTGAGCGACTCGCAGGAGCGCACCGAGAAGGCGACGCCGAAGAAGTTGCGCGACGCCACCCGCAAGGGCCGGCTCGGCACCTCGCAGGATCTCGCCTCGTGGCTCGGCATCGGCGCCGCCGGTCTCGTGCTGCCCGGCATCATCGAGGCGGCGACGGCCGAGGGCACGGGCCAGATGCTCATGATCGGCACCGTCGTGCGCGACCCCGACCCCGAGGTCGCCCTCGGCGCCCTCGAGACCGCGCTCGGGGGAGTGCTCGTGGTGCTCGCCCCTCTGCTGGTGATCGTCGTCATCACGGCGCTCGCCGGCTCGGTGGTGCAGGGCGGCATGCGCCTGCGGCCGTTCACCACGAAGGTCGAGCAGTTCAACCTCGTCTCGGGTGTCAAGCGGCTGTTCGGCCTGCAGGCCTGGTGGGAGGGCGGGAAGGCGCTCATGAAGACGGCGGTCGTCGCCGCGGTGCTCACGGCGGTCATCTCCGGGCTGCTCCCGTTCCTCGCGAGCTCCGCCTCGCTGCCCGTCGGCGCCGTGCTCGAGACCGCCGTGCAGGGCATCGCGAGCGTGCTGCAGGCGGCGGTCGCCGCCGGCCTGGTGCTGGCCGTCATCGACGTCCTCGTCGTCGCGAAGCGCAATCAGAAGCACACGCGCATGACGCGCAAGGAACTCACCGACGAGAACAAGAACACCGACGGCGACCCGCTCATCAAGGCGCAGCGCCGGGCCCGGCAGCTCGCCACGAGCCGCAACCGCATGATCGCCGCGGTCGCCGATGCCGACGTCGTGCTCGTCAACCCCACGCACATCGCCGTCGCTCTGCGCTACGACGCGAGCAAGGGCGCCCCCCGGGTCGTCGCGAAGGGCAGCGGCCTGATCGCCGCCCGCATCCGCGAGAAGGGCGAGCAGTGCGGGGTGCCGCTCGTGCGCGACGTCCCGCTCGCCCGGGCGGTGCACGCGGCCTGCGAGATCGGCCGCGAGATCCCCGCCGAGCTCTACGAGGCGGTCGCGCGCGTGCTCGCGCTCGTCATGGCCATGCGCGCCGCCGGCTCGACGCCGCGCGGCATCATCGACGGGGCCGTGGCCCCGGGAAGGAGGAGCCGATGA
- a CDS encoding flagellar biosynthesis protein FlhA, whose protein sequence is MSSLVRALGVPIGVVGILLLLIVPIPAPLLDVLIIINILFALVILLTTMFVTKPLDFSVFPSLLLVATLFRLGLNVASTRLVLGEAHAGAVIEAFGTVAVGGSLIIGAVVFLILIVIQFVVVTKGAERVAEVGARFTLDAMPGKQMAIDAELNAGLITEEQAKERRATVAAEADFYGAMDGASKFVKGDAIAGIIIIIINIVGGIAIGMAQMGMEIGEAVETYTLLTIGDGLVTQIPALLMAVSTGMIVTRSTADEQMGTTASRQLVQSRQALMIAGCAAIAMALIPGMPPLPFLIVGASLLLIALRLRRAERSDALAATAAEAAEAPAAARDSPEQLIEQMRVHALEIRLAPDIVDLVTGGPDDLLGRVRALRRTIALDLGIVVPPVRTRDSVELPSGTYVIRVAGVEAGRGVVPAGRVLALGDRLDSLPGTPITEPVFGLAGRWIAAELRHAAELAGATVIDRTSVVITHLSSIVQSHAARLLSREDVRVLTEGVRGVSPSAVEELTPSLLSLAEVQRVLQALLAERVPITDLARIYEALALRARASTDAEGLVEAARTALGPVIAERHREGGVLRVVMIDPLLEQSMLEGLRPSELGSQIVLDPARIEQVIASCQSVVRQAVDRGLDPVVVCAPALRSAVRRLLSPHPDGVAVLSYQEASAAGGEIETVGVIRGAETIAS, encoded by the coding sequence ATGAGCTCCCTCGTACGCGCCCTCGGCGTGCCCATCGGAGTGGTGGGCATCCTCCTGCTGCTCATCGTGCCCATCCCGGCACCGCTGCTCGACGTGCTCATCATCATCAACATCCTCTTCGCGCTGGTGATCCTGCTGACGACGATGTTCGTGACGAAGCCGCTCGACTTCTCGGTGTTCCCCTCTCTGCTGCTCGTCGCCACGCTGTTCCGCCTCGGCCTCAACGTCGCCTCCACCCGGCTCGTGCTGGGCGAGGCCCACGCGGGCGCCGTCATCGAGGCCTTCGGCACGGTCGCCGTCGGCGGCTCGCTCATCATCGGCGCGGTCGTGTTCCTCATCCTCATCGTCATCCAGTTCGTCGTCGTCACGAAGGGCGCCGAGCGCGTCGCCGAGGTCGGCGCGCGCTTCACGCTCGATGCGATGCCCGGCAAGCAGATGGCGATCGACGCCGAGCTCAACGCGGGCCTCATCACCGAGGAGCAGGCGAAGGAGCGGCGCGCGACGGTGGCCGCCGAGGCCGACTTCTACGGCGCGATGGACGGCGCATCCAAGTTCGTCAAGGGCGACGCGATCGCCGGCATCATCATCATCATCATCAACATCGTCGGCGGCATCGCCATCGGCATGGCACAGATGGGCATGGAGATCGGCGAGGCCGTCGAGACCTACACGCTGCTGACGATCGGCGACGGTCTCGTCACCCAGATCCCGGCGCTGCTCATGGCCGTCTCGACGGGCATGATCGTCACCCGCTCGACGGCCGACGAGCAGATGGGCACGACCGCCTCGCGGCAGCTGGTGCAGTCGCGGCAGGCGCTCATGATCGCGGGATGCGCCGCCATCGCCATGGCGCTGATCCCGGGCATGCCGCCCCTGCCCTTCCTCATCGTCGGGGCCTCGCTCCTGCTCATCGCGCTGAGGCTGCGCCGTGCGGAGCGCTCCGATGCCCTCGCCGCGACGGCGGCCGAGGCCGCCGAGGCCCCGGCCGCCGCGCGCGACAGCCCCGAGCAGCTCATCGAGCAGATGCGGGTGCACGCCCTCGAGATCCGGCTCGCACCCGACATCGTCGACCTCGTCACCGGCGGCCCCGACGACCTGCTCGGGCGCGTGCGCGCCCTGCGCCGCACGATCGCGCTCGACCTCGGCATCGTCGTGCCGCCCGTGCGCACCCGCGACAGCGTCGAGCTGCCCTCGGGCACCTATGTCATCCGCGTCGCGGGCGTCGAGGCCGGGCGGGGCGTCGTGCCCGCCGGCCGTGTGCTCGCGCTGGGCGACCGCCTCGACTCGCTGCCGGGAACGCCGATCACCGAGCCGGTGTTCGGCCTCGCCGGGCGGTGGATCGCCGCCGAGCTGCGGCACGCGGCCGAGCTCGCCGGCGCCACCGTCATCGACCGCACGAGCGTCGTCATCACCCACCTCTCCTCGATCGTGCAGAGCCACGCTGCGCGCCTGCTCTCCCGCGAGGACGTGCGCGTGCTCACCGAGGGGGTGCGCGGCGTGAGCCCCTCCGCGGTGGAGGAGCTCACTCCGAGCCTGCTGAGCCTCGCCGAGGTGCAGCGCGTGCTGCAGGCCCTGCTCGCCGAGAGGGTGCCGATCACCGACCTGGCCCGCATCTACGAGGCGCTCGCCCTGCGCGCCCGCGCATCCACCGACGCGGAGGGCCTCGTCGAGGCCGCCCGCACCGCGCTCGGCCCGGTCATCGCCGAGCGGCACCGCGAGGGCGGCGTGCTGCGCGTCGTCATGATCGATCCCCTGCTCGAGCAGTCGATGCTCGAGGGCCTGCGCCCGAGCGAGCTGGGCTCGCAGATCGTGCTCGACCCGGCCCGCATCGAGCAGGTCATCGCCTCGTGCCAGTCGGTCGTGCGGCAGGCCGTCGACCGCGGTCTCGACCCCGTCGTCGTGTGCGCGCCGGCGCTGCGATCCGCCGTGCGCCGGCTGCTCAGCCCGCACCCCGACGGCGTCGCCGTGCTGTCGTACCAGGAGGCCTCCGCGGCCGGCGGCGAGATCGAGACCGTGGGGGTGATCCGCGGTGCCGAGACGATTGCATCGTGA
- a CDS encoding diacylglycerol kinase family protein: protein MSPSRRIVAALNPSASSGRGRLVGPRVVEALRAAGHEVTALAEADFAALLAATRAALADGADALVVVGGDGMVHLGLLALAGGEVPLGLVPSGTGNDVARGLGIPIDDTEAAIAALLAALEHPAQRIDTATITGDGIPASRFACILSAGFDALVNERANGMRRPRGRSRYTIALLVELLRLRPIDYRLVLDGVEYRERGVLVAIANNRSFGGGMLVAPDAQLDDGLLDVVVVRPLGRLAFLRIYPRVFAGTHVSDPRVVVHRAARVRIEAQGVVAYADGERIGPLPLDIAVEPGALRVLA, encoded by the coding sequence GTGAGCCCCTCCCGCCGCATCGTCGCGGCCCTCAACCCCTCCGCATCGTCCGGGCGCGGCCGCCTCGTCGGTCCGCGCGTCGTCGAGGCGCTGCGCGCCGCCGGTCACGAGGTCACGGCGCTCGCCGAGGCCGACTTCGCCGCGCTGCTCGCCGCCACCCGCGCGGCGCTCGCTGACGGCGCCGACGCGCTCGTCGTGGTCGGCGGCGACGGCATGGTGCACCTCGGCCTGCTCGCGCTGGCCGGCGGCGAGGTGCCCCTGGGGCTCGTGCCGAGCGGCACCGGCAACGACGTGGCGCGCGGTCTGGGCATCCCGATCGACGACACCGAGGCGGCGATCGCCGCGCTGCTCGCCGCGCTCGAGCACCCGGCGCAGCGCATCGACACGGCGACGATCACCGGCGACGGGATTCCCGCCTCGCGCTTCGCCTGCATCCTCTCGGCCGGGTTCGACGCCCTCGTCAACGAGCGCGCCAACGGCATGCGCCGCCCGCGCGGCCGCAGCCGGTACACGATCGCGCTGCTCGTCGAGCTGCTGCGGCTGCGCCCGATCGACTACCGCCTCGTGCTCGACGGGGTGGAGTACCGCGAGCGCGGCGTGCTCGTCGCCATCGCCAACAACCGATCGTTCGGGGGCGGGATGCTCGTCGCCCCCGACGCGCAGCTCGACGACGGCCTGCTCGACGTCGTCGTCGTCCGTCCGCTCGGGCGCCTCGCCTTCCTGCGCATCTACCCGCGGGTCTTCGCCGGCACGCACGTGAGCGACCCGCGCGTGGTCGTGCACCGCGCGGCACGGGTTCGGATCGAGGCGCAGGGCGTCGTCGCCTACGCCGACGGGGAGCGCATCGGCCCGCTGCCGCTCGACATCGCGGTGGAGCCGGGGGCGCTGCGGGTGCTCGCCTGA
- a CDS encoding carbon storage regulator: MLVLTRKPGDRILVGDDIIITVLDSRGDGVRIGIEAPAGVRIHREEVVRAVEAANAQAAAAAAGTDAAALGLPPAATPSSDRATGPAPASTPGD; this comes from the coding sequence ATGCTCGTACTGACGCGGAAACCGGGGGATCGCATCCTCGTCGGCGACGACATCATCATCACGGTGCTCGACTCCCGGGGCGACGGCGTGCGCATCGGCATCGAGGCGCCGGCCGGCGTGCGCATCCACCGCGAGGAGGTCGTCCGCGCCGTCGAGGCCGCCAACGCGCAGGCCGCGGCGGCCGCTGCCGGCACCGACGCCGCCGCGCTCGGGCTGCCGCCCGCCGCGACGCCCTCGTCCGATCGGGCGACCGGCCCGGCGCCCGCGTCGACGCCCGGCGACTGA